In Scophthalmus maximus strain ysfricsl-2021 chromosome 16, ASM2237912v1, whole genome shotgun sequence, the following proteins share a genomic window:
- the nog2 gene encoding noggin-2, with protein MGLSQTLLVYALVCVHFGVSQHYLRLRPSPSDHLPVPDLKEDPDPEYDPREQDLAERTLRKKLGSNFDPNFMSISLPMLVNHSAPDNQVKLQGPMPNEIKKLDLSETPYGKRVKVGKKARRKFLQWLWTYTHCPVVYTWKDLGVRFWPRYIKEGNCFSERSCSFPEGMSCKPVKSINKIFLRWYCQGFLRQKYCTWIQVQYPIISECKCSC; from the coding sequence ATGGGCCTCTCACAAACGCTGCTCGTTTACGCGCTGGTGTGCGTTCACTTTGGAGTTTCCCAGCATTACCTTCGCCTCCGTCCGTCGCCAAGTGATCACCTGCCCGTGCCCGACCTGAAGGAGGACCCCGACCCGGAGTACGACCCCCGGGAGCAGGACCTGGCCGAGAGGACTCTGAGGAAAAAGCTCGGCAGCAACTTTGACCCCAACTTCATGTCCATCAGCTTGCCCATGCTGGTGAACCACTCCGCGCCAGACAACCAGGTGAAGCTGCAGGGGCCCATGCCGAACGAGATTAAAAAGCTGGACCTCTCAGAGACCCCTTACGGAAAGCGGGTTAAGGTGGGCAAGAAAGCCCGCAGGAAATTTCTGCAGTGGCTGTGGACCTATACGCACTGCCCAGTGGTGTACACCTGGAAGGATTTGGGCGTGAGGTTCTGGCCACGTTACATCAAGGAGGGGAACTGTTTCTCCGAGCGCTCTTGCTCCTTCCCCGAGGGGATGTCATGCAAGCCCGTCAAGTCGATCAACAAGATCTTCCTCCGGTGGTATTGTCAGGGGTTTCTAAGACAGAAATACTGTACGTGGATACAGGTGCAATACCCAATCATCTCAGAGTGCAAGTGTTCGTGCTGA